The Elgaria multicarinata webbii isolate HBS135686 ecotype San Diego chromosome 1, rElgMul1.1.pri, whole genome shotgun sequence genome includes the window agttgtattgataagggaatttcagcaggtgtcatttgtatatatggagaacctggggaaattccctcttcatcacaacagttaaagctgcaggttccctgccctcttctaaatctggtcactctagtatagctcttgcacttctcaaactgctcattaagtattttttaatcagttctaaatacatatggactagaacgatttataagaAAGGTAGTGGCAAGCACTTTGATTCAAGATgtgtataagacatcacttcttcacattcagaaatgctttacgtgcttttctttgggcaaattcatccacaacagaaaaatcaagcaactttgcgtTGTCagtgttcaaaactgctaatccattcaaacgttcttgcaccattgagtacCCCCCtcaaattgtaggcccatgccaactggcctcattgtcccccccccctctgcccagccctgtttctGACCTGATACAGTACATGTGTGTCAGAAAGCCAGTGGTGCTGCTAGGTCCAGGGCCCCTCAGCTTTGGGAGCCTGCAAATGatcacccaggcaggatctacactactgctttaaagcactttaaagtgctttataacagttttgacaactgatggggccattccatatacagttgtcaaaactgttaaaaagcgctttaaagtagtagaGAATAGCAGGTGATTTTGACAGTGGCAAACAGGCTTGGTATCtgcccttgattttttaaatttattttaaaaacaaattatagtCAGGGAGTGGTTACAGaggttcattttattatttttacttaaaaCATATTAtcctttttctacaacaaagtGGTGTTTCCCCCCCAAGTAAATGTTGTTTCACATCGGGGCAGCAgagctccattttattcctatcATCATGACAGCACCgtaatttaagtgagtttaaaatgcacacgctcagatgatgatgatgatgattaaaaatgaGGGTtagcaaactctctctctctctctttctatatcATGAATATAGAAGTGATTGGGATGCTAGTgctggagaagagaaatgttagttacGTGCTTCACAACTTAATATATTACTGCCtaaagtgggggaggggcatAAGACCATGAAGTCCACGGTTTAAAAtggcctagctgcaccactgttgaAAGCATGACAGTGATGAGAGATGTAGTAGAAGTCAcaggagggggcgggggaaggaaggTAATAGCACTGTGAAAGAATGGGGAAAAGGTAGCATAAGATTAGATATGCACAGAACACCTGTGAGAATAGGGCTTTAAAgaaatgcatgaacacatgcatggTGTCTTGTGTTGTATGTGTATTAATGCTGATgtctctgtctatctatctatgcaaTAACCTTAATCCAGCCAACTTCACATGAAGTTGGTATGCACACATGCATTTGCAAATGTTCTTATTCTGGATGTGTGTGGATCTTCAAAGGAGAAATGGGTAGCTTTCCCTCATACAGATGGGGTCCTATATCATATGGTTTTCAGCCCAATTTAAGAATTAAAAGTAATTTAAACTTTTTCAGTTTACTGCAGTGTGCTCGAGGTTTGATTCTAATTTACTTGAAAATTCATTGGAAACAATGTCCAGTTGTGTAGCTGAGTGACTGATGGGTCCACCTTCTAATTCTAGGACATATTTTACCAGGGGATTTCCAATCACTGTGATTTAGGGGAGGGATGTGAGTTACATAAAATGGTGTCTCTACTCTTTCATTTCTCAGGTGACAACTGGTTCTATAGCAAGCTAAGTAGGAAGTTAGAGGTTTGGTGTTGGATTCAGATTCTGTTTGGTcatgattttaaaaagattttaaaaccctCAGTTTCCTTTCTTAAATATTAACCCCATTGTTCTCTCAGAAGGTTTTGTGCAGTGAAATATTGCCACCATGCCTcactattaaaaagaaaagaaaagaaaaaagcttcaaATTGGCTGGAGGAACATCTCGCctgaagccactctgggaatgCTGGCCCAAAGTATGTTAACTGAGGGCCAACTTAAACAAGGTACCAGGTGTATGCATGGGTCCACATGTTTAAAGAGTTCTTAATCTGTGCCTAGGCCAATATGATCAAGAAGTAAGGCGCAACACAAAACCAAAGGGAAAGGCACTGAATGCGAGAAATGAGCAGAAGTGAAATTGTTCTCAGAAGTGCCAAACATTTTTATCTAGGCCCAATAGGTTTTACAAACAATGGGTTGTCTCTAATGTTAGTCCTCCTtgctgccagctccaggtttttaatGACTCCTGGGGAttcccccttcctcagtgagtcaaCTTTCTCACCATCATTTTCACTAGTTGCTCTTGTTCCTCATaatctttcttatcattgctatcATTTGctgagccagtgagcaagtaggcagtagcattAACTGCTCCTCCTTACAACCACTATTGTCGTCTGgatcagagtgagaggcagatgaagaaACGGGTTGCTAATTCCCCCCAAGGAGGCAGTAATGTTTTGAAACATGCTGATCCTGAATAATGTTTGCATGtggaatttttttcttttcctccaagaagtAAAGCTGGTATGCAAAAGTTGTACATGTAAGAGCTGGAATGTTGGTTAAGAACCCTTTAAACAATATGGCAGGGCCTGTGTAATCCTGCACAAGTGAGTGCTTTTTCCATATTCAGTgtctcatgatgatgatgatgatatttatttatttatttcttacctgcctccccttctcgatcgaggtggggaacaacatgatAGTTGATCCTAGTGTTTATACCAATATCAATGGCAGCAAAGAAATTCCAGCAGAGAATCAAACATAGGGCAGttttctgcaaactcaaatagtgctagtggagcactactgaatctttctgttgcacaGCTTCTTgtgcaacttattattatttattattatttatttatatagcaccatcagtgtacatactTCACTTGTGCAAACCTAACATTAGTtgaattctcctcttgcacatagttagGAACCTAGTTTCCTCTACCGCAAATTCTTTTGCACTAGTGGAGTGATCCAGTCGGATACTGCCTCTGTTGTCTTAACAGGAAATGGCTTTACCACCATgtcatttcaaaaataataatcagaaaaaTAAGTGCTCTGTCATTGCTAACGAGTTCCCCCCAtatctgttttttcccctttatatTTTAGGTCCTGCCAagaaaatgctgcattttgaaatttCAAAGGAAGGCAGTGAGCTCTCAGTAGTGGCCCAAGCTGATGTGTGGCTCTTCCTCAAGGTCTCTAAAGCCAATCGGAGCAGGACAAAAGTGATCATCCGCTTATACCAGCAGCAGAAACTGCCAAAGCGTAACTCCCAAGGTGTGGATGAGGATGCAGGTCTAAAGGGTGAGAGAGGTGAAATTCTCATCTCTGAAAAGGCAGTGGACACTCGTAAAAGTACCTGGCACATTTTCCCAGTCTCCAGCAGCGTTCAGCACCTCCTGGACCAGGGCAAGAATTCCCTGGATGTGCGGATTGCTTGTGATCAGTGTCAAGAAACTGGGGCCAGTCTGGTGTTgctggggaagaggaaaaaaaaggaaggagatgtagaagggaaggaaaaggaagggagtgAAAgcactggagaagaggagaaagagcaATCCCACAGGCCCTTCCTGATGATGCTTGCCCGGCATTCAGAGGATCGGCAGCACAGACGGCGGAGGCGGGGTCTTGAGTGTGATGGCAAAGTCAACTTATGCTGCAAGAAGCACTTCTTTGTTAGCTTCAAAGACATTGGCTGGAATGACTGGATCATTGCCCCTCCAGGCTACCATGCCAACTACTGTGAAGGAGACTGCCCCAGCCACATTGCGGGCATCACTAGCTCAACGCTCTCTTTCCACTCCACTGTTATCAATCACTACCGCATGAGGGGCCATAGTCCCTTCTCCAACCTCAAGTCCTGTTGCGTACCTACCAAGTTGCGACCCATGTCAATGCTCTATTATGACGACGGGCAGAATATCATCAAAAAGGACATCCAGAACATGATTGTGGAGGAATGTGGGTGCTCataggtgtgtgtgcgtgtgcatgcacgcctgttgcacgcccccccccctgttttgGGACTGCCTTTCTACCAATTTCAAGAAGACAATTTAAAACGTAATGCAAGAGGAAAGACCCAGTGGGTTCAGGCTTTCTGAACAAAATCATCACATTTCTAAAAGAAAAGCATCCAATGTTCAGAATAGAGACAAACAAAGGCAAGGAGAATGGCATTGTTCACCAGGGCTTGGATGACAAACATTCAAACGGTGCAGGCAAGGGCATTTCCTATCTTATATGCTCCATATTTTATTACATAGTATTTTCACACTTTTCAACAACAAGGGGAAGTATGCTTCCCCTCCCTTCTGTTACCTATGCATTCAAGCCCTGCCAGCAGCTTGCCTAAAATGCAGCAATCTGGATGCTAAGTCCAAAACGGTATTAAAATTCCTAGAGAAGCCATGTGTATGAACACTACATTCACTGGCACTTTTGCTCCCATCATTTTACCAAGGACGCAGTAAGTGTGcgctcatgtgtgtgtgtatatgtgtgtgcgtgtgtgcaggtTTCTTATGGCATATGCACACATAGAGCAcacttgtgtatatatatatattggtaaaGGGGACAATAATGCGTAGGTGACTCACCTTTATCTTCTGCActatttttgcaaaaaaaaaaaaggttttgtaaaaaaaaaatataaagaaagaaagaaagaaaatacaaagTTACATTTCGTAAAGGTGCTTTTGACATTAGAACTATGCAACCAAGTTGGTTTGAAACTGTTTacctgagagagaaagaaagaaagaaaaatacccagacttaaaaaaaaatggaagtaacatgtttaattttttttcttcattgAGAGATACTTGAAAGGAACATGTTTGTCCAGCTACTGGAGCCAAACATTTCTATATTttgtaaaaaagagaaaaaaagagagattttttttaaaaaaaatgtttactatTTGCACTACAAACAATGTTCAACCTGTCTAGTCCTTATTTAACAAgtatttttttttgaggggggagggaatgtggTTAGGGGTGGAAGGGAGTCGAGAGCTGCACTTATTGTGAGCTATATGAGAACTGCTACAGCACACaaaaaatagttattttttattataataattattattttatacctTTAAAAGAATAGATGTGTACACCAAAGACACTTGTGTGAGCCTCTAAACAATCTGTTTTTAGCTAGTGTCATTCCTAGGTTAGGATCTGGCTTAAGAGTAATCAGCAAGGCTGGTTGTCTTTAGAACAACTTAGATGGTTTCTAGATGAACCTGTTAGCGCCCTGAACACAAAACTGAAGCCCAGATTTGGCTGTGGATTTCAAACACTCTTGAACCACTTCTCCCCAAACTGGTCGTCCCCCCCCCACCCGACCCCAGAGGGTTGGCACTTCAATTCCTATCAACTCCATCCATCATTGCttatggtcaggaattctgggaattgtggtctaaaacatctggagggcacccagttggagaaagctgcctgAAACAATCAAGGGTGTTTTAAATCAAGGTTCTATTTAAGGCCCAAGAATAGTTTGGTTGTCAATCCTTCGTATTTTCAGCAGCTGTACACTGTTGGAAAAGTCCTGTAAGGGGGAATCTATatttgtatatgtatgtatatatacagTTTAAGCACTTCAGGCTACACTTTTAATGTTCTTAAAAACAATGAATGTTTGTGTGCCAAGCACagtatattaaatttttttttttcctttccccagtcGAGGAAACCTATTTAAAACTATACCACTCTATATGAAAGGAATACAATCTTCAACATAAACATAGAACGGTCTGACCTAAATCTAGCTTTAGACCCTTCTCCAGCCCTGCATCCCAACCTCTATGTTCAATAACTCTCGGGTAGCTTAAATATACTAAGTTGTAGTTAACATGAGCTGAATGGAGAATGTGCATGAACACTGGTGATAGTGCACATTCACTTGAAGGTGTGAAGAATGTGCACAAACTGACAGCATGAATAGGAGAAGTTGCGCATTGCCTGGTCAACATGCATAGTTTCCAAATGATGTTGCAGAATGTGCACAAATGGACAATGTCAATCAGGAAATGTGCACATTACCCTTTCAATGTATGGATTCCCCATTTGGGGACTATTACATTGCTGGGCAATGTACAAGATTTACATGGCAGCTATGAATATTAATTGGACAAGGTATAGAATGTCTTTGATTGGTCCACATTCTCTAGTGTGTATTGTTGATTGCCTCTATTGACTGGGCAGCGTGTAGAACCTTCATGTTGTCAAGGGGTGAAGGTTCTTTATGTGAATGTGAATATTGCTTGTGTTTATGCATCTTCGCCAGTCAGCCCcagcaaatgaaaatataaaatggtCAAATTTAAAAGGaattctaaaagcaaaagcatttGTCAGTGCTGAACGTTCCTGAGcgggagacttttttcttcttttttggtcacCTCTCAGTGTGGAATCCTGAGCTAGGTGATGTAACTCAGATTGACTTCTATAATAGTGAAGACGTTACCTTAAGACCCCCAAAGCTGCAAAGTGTTTTTCTTTCAAAAGCAATGCTATAAGCAATATGCATCACTTTGGGTTGCTTTAGATAAATCCATGTTGCTAAGTTTAACTTATTCAAGTAAAGCTGTGCAGCAGTTGTCTGCCATGTTATCAATTTCTGATGGGACGTGCTTAAGGGCCCTTCAGGGTATCCAAGCCCAACTGTTTTTCCTACTTCTGACAAGATtcaaataaattaattttatagCACAGCTAGGCCCCGTCTGTATTTGACAGGGGTAGTAGCTTAGCACCTTGAGGGCAAGAAGTGTAATAAAGCAGTGTAGTCAGGGCCTTGCCCCCTttcagggtgagggtgggggaaaggtcAACCAAATCTCAGCCACCATGATCCAAAGAGGACAATATGTGTGCATAAACTTCTTTCTGCACAACAATTCACTGCATTGCCAGTGTGAAAGtccactgggggggggagggaaagagtggATCAATGTGGAAATCATAGATAGTGATAATTGTGTAAAATGTGACAGGCAAAGCCAATCCTGATTCCATGAATCACCTGTCAAGTGTGGGAGAGAAATTACTATGGGATCTGCACTGTCATCATAGGTGataagaagtggtggtggtgtcccATGGATGTAACAGTAACCTCATTCAGGGTTATAGTGTGGTATGTTTATGGGTGCATTTAAGCACATGCGTCCGCATATATGTCTCAACTGGGATTCAAAATAAAgaggtggggaaagaaaaaaaaagtattccatTGTTCAGTAAATATCAAAGCATTTGCTTATAGACAAGTCTAATTTATTCCACGATATTTAGCCTGCATAGTACAGCTAATGGGTTATACACTTAcgtaggtttttttaaagcaccacTTCTTTTAcagtttgcaaaacaaaacaatccccTGTTAGAATTGTTGTTGCAATTGGATTGCATAAAATGTATTCCATAAAATATCAAGGCTTTCAGATTTAAATTATTCACAGAAAGTTAAACAAGAAATTAAGGAGATATTCATGTAAGCAGCTTCATGGACTCTAGTATACCACAATCCTgtatgtgtctactcaaaagtaagtaccattgagttcagtggtgcttactcacACTTAACTGGGTATAGGATAGTGGCCTTAATATGTATTTGAGTAACAAGAGCTCTTCCGTGAATAAAAGCTGGAATAGAAAGCAGCTCAGgtcagggcagggggaaggattgtAGATGCTGGCCAATGCCGTGCAAATTGTAATAGCTAGTGCACTGGGTTTCTGTGTGGAAAAACCAGGTTTAGATCCCTACCCAGCTTGCCTTAGGCAAGTCACTATCTCTTAGCCAAGCCTACTTCACCAGGTGGTTGTGAGGCTAAATGATACAGGTAGTTTAAAATGTTGTTATAGAAATAATGATCAATAACATCTATAAGGCCACATTCAGTACTAACAATCCACTCCTTTACTAACTCTTCACATGCTTATCACTGTCTCATTGTCATGGACAACAGCATTGACAATTTCATGCTAGCAAAAACATATTTATATTAGTTTTGTTAaaaatatatttggaaaaatCAAATTTTGCTCCAATTGACGACAACAGCTCCATCCATCTTCCCTTGATATTAGCTGGGTTTGGGAATTGGAGATATATATCTCTGGGTTCTTCAATCAGTTTAGTCTAATCTATTTATGTATAATTATCAAATGGATGGGAGAAATAAAAGTTTAGATGTGGTGGATGATTTTATGATAAACACATTGGAAAGAGTGGGAGGTATATAAATTAACAAGCAACCGCTTCTCATCCCTATCCAGTAGCATTCACCCAAACATATGTACGCCCTGTTTCCAGGTCTCTTGTTCTTCATTTCTACAGTCAGTCATAGGCTTTTGATTTGTATTTATTCAAAGCAGAGGGAGGTGAAAAAgcacatgaataaataaaatacgaaATTGGTACATTAACCCAGACTGACTGTAGTTTCAGTACAAGAACAACACAACAAAAAGGAAgataatttgttttaattaaatcACTATGTCCTCAAAATAGAGTTTTAAATTGCTACCACATTTGACAAGTTTTTAAAGGATACACAGCCTTGGCAACAATAGCCCTTTTTAGGTAGCAAGAAAAACAGAGTAACAAGGGTGTTCGTTGTTAGGTTTCTTTAAAAGGAACACATTAGTTCAGAATCTGTGCTAACCTTGCTCACATGTTCTCCAGACCATCCAAAATACCATGACCCCATCCATCGAGAAAAAAATTAATATCAGATACTAACACCCCTTAAGAACTTGGAAATGTTGAAGAGTGCAACAATGCCTTGCGCATTAGGAAGAATTCATGTATCTGTCTGTGAAGTTtgcaaaggcattgtgcagacGTAAGGCTGTACAAACCCATGTTCCTACTCCCATCTCATCTGGGCATTCTCTCACTTCCAGTTTTGGTGCTAACTATGAAAACTATAGTTAGCAAAGAGCCTGGGCAGCCATAATGTTAATGAAACAGAAAGGGAGAAGGGGCATGGCTTTGTGAGCTTGTATGGTGCTCCTAATACCCTACCCATGGTTAGGAGATCAGGCAGCACAAAGCCAAAAGTGAAGGCCTTGCAAATACttctagggccatttctacacctgcctttccccccaggatcatcccgggaacatccctgtgcatccaaatgacacacaggggatcccgggagcaggtagggatgatccctccattttcctgggataaaccttaggtgtagaaaaggcctaggTCTCCCTGCAAATTTCTGTGGGTCTGCAGATGGTCCAGTCTTGAATTTTTTCAGATGGAGAGGGTGCCTAGTTCTTACCTTCAGTAGGAACAGTCCTTTCACATACTTTTCATTACAGCACTGAAATGCAATATTAATTGCAGTGAAAACTGAACTACTAACATCACTTCAATTCCACTGAGATTCCAGTCACCAAGTTAATTCAAATATGGCATTTCAAAACTAAAAGGAGTTTGGCAGCTTCCTGTTCTTCACTGGTGATACTTGCAAAACTTTGTACAAAATGAACATTTTATCTTAACTCCTACTAGCCACAACTTCCTTTGGGTGGTTTTCCCACTGTAGCCAATTGAACTAAGTTATGTTTTGCCACAAATTTCTAATGTAAATTGTAACCCAGATTCTGAAAACCTATGCTTATAACGAATCTCTGTAACCTACAACTTTCAAGTGTAAGAGGGGTCAAGGCCAGAACCCTTGTGAACATCATATTTCCATAAGCAGAAGCAATCTACATTTCTAGCATatctcattatttatttttgattccgtgattttttggggggttaaTTTTTCAACAATTTACTTTTGTATTTAAACTCTTTGAAAGCAGAACTTTGATGATGGGTTGAATATATATAATTACACACTTTCCCCAATCCAACAAGATCATAAATAGCTATCTGTGTGTGGGGACCACCTTTTTTATAAGGAATGTCCCTCTGGATCTGATCCTGCATGTTCAGGGTGCAGTGGGAGAACAAAACCAAACTCCATGCAATCTCCAGAGGTATGCCTCTTAAGAGTGTGTTGGCATTGTCAGCTCTTATTAGTTTTATGTGGGAGCTGAATCTAGGTATTTCCCTCcatcctctgctgctcccaacaGGTGATCAGtagtcttaggccatggctagaccagcctatatcccgggatcgtcccgggataatccctgtacatccaaatggtacacaggggatcccgggaacaggcagggacaacctctccatttgcctgggataatctttaggtctagctaaggccttagagcaGTTAATGCCACTTATCTGATCAACTGTTTGGTGCCAGAGAGAAAGATCCTTTCACATAGCAGCAGGTATGGAGCCTAATGCACGATTCTGTACATAAGGAGTTCTGGATTGAggaatgtgtgtatatatatttgtgtatgtCTGCATGTGTATACACATATGCACAAGTACATACACACATGATATAATGACATTTGTCAGGTTTAaagatgttttattgttattattgggtTACCTTTTTGGGGGGGCATACTACATGCAGTGCTTTAACCAATGTCCATTCGGCTAATGTAATTAAAGTTGTTAATTTATATGAGTACATTTCAACTATGTCATTGTTTTCTTAATATTTATTGTGTAGAAGGACtggtaattttttattattattatttacagtatgTTTTAAGAAGTAACAGTTTGATATGTTCTCCTTCTTGTTTGTGTTAGAAGTTATTTATTTTCATAGCATTCCGTCTGATATTTTATACCTGGAAGGCATGCAATCTATACTTTGTACAGTTAGCAAGAAATTTTCATCAACTCCCAGTagtttcttaaaataaataaaagacatgtttgaaaaaaaaaggttttttttaacttgatacgttttttaaaaaattgttttgacAAGAATAACTTCAAAAACTTATTGTCAGACCAATAAGTTCCTATTGTGTTTGTTTGAGAAAGAGACCAAATCTCTTCCTAGTCCAAATTCACTGTCCTTCAAGCAAAGCTATACCAGGGTTGAATTTCCTTCACTGAGACTCCATGTGACATAATGGAAAAGGCAGAAAGTGTCCCAAAATTAATTCTGTGCATCTGCCTCTGTAATGTAAATGACAAAAACAATAGTAATACTTGCGACTCTTTGCATTTTGAGTAAAGTTCATATGTTCAATATGTTGGGTCAGCAAAGATTTTATCTTGTTCTTATTTTACATTGCTCCTtcccaaacaacaacagcagaaccACAGGTGGAATAAATAAAGGGAGTTTCACCTAGCAATGTGTAATTGTCCCTTCATATCTCTCTCTGATGCAGAGATTGGACAGATTGTGaactcaaatacttaaaaaggagGATGAAATGTTCAGATAATCTGGGTCTTGAAAACGGATCAGAAACTGGGCCCTTTGCAGTTATACACTAATCTAGATGTACATTTGAGATGTACACAACCATTAGACTGGTCCCTAATGTAGTAGGCTTATTTTTTCCATATCATCCTGTGGGGAGTAATCGATATGGGATGGATTTACATGAAGGTTCTAACATACATCTAGATCATGGATAAACAATACATTGTTTTGTTGAACTCTTGTATGAACCAATTGTATATCTCACAATAGAACGAACATCCTgcacgg containing:
- the INHBA gene encoding inhibin beta A chain; the protein is MPLLLKRGFLLVLCWIIVRSSPTPGSEGHSSVTDCPSCALATLSKDVPSSQPEMVEAVKKHILNMLHLRDRPNITQPVPKAALFNAIKKLHVGKVREDGYVEIEDDIGRRTEMNELVEQTSEIITFAESGPAKKMLHFEISKEGSELSVVAQADVWLFLKVSKANRSRTKVIIRLYQQQKLPKRNSQGVDEDAGLKGERGEILISEKAVDTRKSTWHIFPVSSSVQHLLDQGKNSLDVRIACDQCQETGASLVLLGKRKKKEGDVEGKEKEGSESTGEEEKEQSHRPFLMMLARHSEDRQHRRRRRGLECDGKVNLCCKKHFFVSFKDIGWNDWIIAPPGYHANYCEGDCPSHIAGITSSTLSFHSTVINHYRMRGHSPFSNLKSCCVPTKLRPMSMLYYDDGQNIIKKDIQNMIVEECGCS